In the Variovorax sp. S12S4 genome, one interval contains:
- the gspN gene encoding type II secretion system protein N produces the protein MVTRSSLSEPTPRRGWRWALLGIVIGALLALVLFAPARWLASALSNWSQGRLLLVNPRGTVWNGAAAVVLASGAGGAEAVSLPGSLNWRMRPTWNGMFAVLDLPCCAARPLQLKASPRADGMQLQWGDGSSRWPATLLTGLGAPWNTLKLEGTLDLSTKALSMQWDGPVLRIAGQATLDATDVSSSLSTLKPMGSYRLTLEGGSRPSLLLSTREGSLQLNGSGSWNGTAFRFNGEASAAPGREDALSNLLNIIGRRDNTRSIITLG, from the coding sequence ATGGTGACGCGCTCTTCCCTTTCCGAACCCACGCCGCGCCGCGGCTGGCGCTGGGCCTTGCTGGGCATCGTGATCGGCGCACTGCTCGCGCTCGTTCTGTTCGCACCGGCCCGGTGGCTGGCCTCGGCACTTTCCAACTGGAGCCAGGGCCGGCTGCTGCTTGTCAACCCGCGCGGCACGGTCTGGAACGGCGCGGCGGCGGTTGTTCTTGCAAGCGGTGCGGGCGGCGCCGAGGCGGTGTCGCTGCCCGGTTCGCTCAACTGGCGCATGCGGCCGACCTGGAACGGCATGTTCGCCGTGCTCGACCTGCCCTGCTGCGCGGCCCGGCCGCTGCAGCTCAAGGCCAGCCCTCGCGCGGACGGCATGCAGCTGCAGTGGGGCGACGGCAGTTCCCGCTGGCCCGCCACCTTGCTGACGGGCCTGGGCGCGCCCTGGAATACGCTCAAGCTCGAGGGCACGCTCGATCTTTCCACCAAGGCCCTGTCGATGCAGTGGGACGGCCCCGTACTGCGCATCGCGGGCCAGGCCACGCTCGACGCCACCGATGTGTCGTCGAGCCTCTCGACCCTGAAGCCGATGGGCAGCTACCGCCTCACGCTCGAAGGCGGCAGCCGGCCGAGCCTGCTGCTGAGCACGCGCGAAGGCAGCCTGCAGCTGAACGGCAGCGGCAGCTGGAACGGCACGGCCTTTCGCTTCAACGGCGAAGCCAGTGCCGCACCCGGCCGCGAAGACGCACTTTCCAATTTGTTGAACATCATCGGACGGCGTGACAACACGCGTTCGATCATCACCCTGGGTTGA